A DNA window from Methanooceanicella nereidis contains the following coding sequences:
- a CDS encoding GTP-binding protein, whose translation MIKTGIPTLDGYLKGGLPIGKTIIFYGPPTVDVDIFGMQVAYTNLINNGVCYYVTSKSSPDLIRSNFREYGWDLIPYASRFAIVDAYSSLIGASPTEPFNVKDPESIESIDDAMTGIIDSISPGDMIVFSSLSSILDTCGGGPGIPDINKVLESIKRWNKMAVLNGGIVVYNFTDYGYPPELVEQVKKGLCNSSVVVDRIGGESGYGQYFKLYTCDWSKPPEFPTLFKVVKPGGIKVHIPKILVTGPKGAGKSTFIRSAASLSSDKSVSVDRMGTTVAVDYAHVMLKGFTIDMFGTPGQDRFNPIIKNIAKDALGIIVVIDSTDPKSFERAVEMLNISKTKDVPYIIAANKQDLEDALDTEKIRKKINLPEDIPIVRVSASNNMNVAQAIDIIIKKIVGVR comes from the coding sequence ATGATTAAGACAGGCATACCGACCCTGGACGGATATTTAAAGGGAGGCCTCCCGATCGGAAAGACCATTATATTTTATGGCCCCCCGACCGTAGACGTGGACATTTTCGGAATGCAAGTCGCCTATACTAACCTTATCAATAATGGGGTTTGCTATTATGTCACAAGTAAAAGCTCCCCCGACCTTATCAGGTCTAACTTCCGGGAATACGGATGGGACCTTATCCCTTATGCTTCCAGGTTCGCCATTGTCGACGCTTATTCCTCGCTGATAGGTGCTTCGCCAACCGAGCCTTTTAACGTTAAAGACCCCGAGAGCATAGAATCCATAGACGATGCCATGACAGGCATCATAGATTCGATCTCGCCGGGTGACATGATAGTTTTCTCATCGCTTTCATCCATACTGGATACGTGCGGCGGCGGTCCCGGCATTCCGGACATCAATAAAGTCCTGGAATCCATAAAGCGCTGGAATAAGATGGCCGTCCTTAACGGGGGGATCGTGGTGTATAATTTCACCGATTACGGATATCCGCCGGAGCTGGTCGAACAGGTCAAAAAAGGGCTCTGCAACTCATCCGTGGTGGTCGACAGGATCGGCGGTGAATCAGGTTACGGTCAGTATTTCAAGCTGTATACGTGCGATTGGTCGAAGCCGCCGGAGTTCCCCACGCTTTTCAAGGTAGTCAAGCCCGGCGGCATAAAGGTCCACATACCCAAGATACTTGTCACGGGGCCTAAAGGCGCGGGGAAGTCCACATTTATCAGGTCCGCTGCGTCGTTATCGTCGGATAAATCAGTTTCAGTGGACAGAATGGGCACGACCGTCGCAGTTGATTACGCTCATGTCATGCTAAAGGGTTTCACGATAGACATGTTCGGAACTCCCGGCCAGGATCGCTTTAATCCCATAATCAAGAACATAGCCAAGGATGCGCTTGGGATCATTGTCGTAATTGACTCGACTGACCCTAAGTCTTTTGAAAGGGCGGTGGAGATGCTAAACATCTCCAAAACAAAAGACGTGCCGTATATCATAGCTGCCAACAAGCAGGACCTGGAAGATGCGCTTGATACTGAAAAGATCAGGAAAAAGATCAATCTCCCGGAGGATATACCGATCGTCAGAGTGAGCGCCTCGAACAACATGAACGTAGCGCAGGCGATAGACATCATTATAAAAAAGATAGTAGGTGTTAGATAG
- a CDS encoding RAD55 family ATPase produces the protein MSKMHKYYLGLKELDEAIGGISGGANIMLIGPPMSGKDSILNNIIAAGLSSEEGVIFLTTKVPGESVIEKFSGEGEGKINNIGIVDCISKSLGLGSNDTPSIKRATSPVDLTGIGVRISQFIEEFGKHKNIKDVRLCINSLSTILMYSNLQTVFRFMHVFSGRVTAIKALGVYVVEEGMHDEQTISTLKQLFNGVIEVKVENDSYYMRAAGLTPRPTRWFEYEVVNDMAVIRGVKDD, from the coding sequence ATGAGCAAAATGCACAAGTATTATCTGGGTTTAAAAGAGCTGGACGAAGCCATCGGAGGCATTAGCGGAGGCGCTAATATCATGTTGATCGGCCCCCCGATGAGCGGAAAGGACTCTATCTTGAACAACATTATTGCAGCAGGCCTCAGTTCGGAGGAGGGCGTCATTTTCCTTACCACGAAAGTCCCCGGTGAAAGTGTCATTGAAAAATTTTCCGGGGAGGGAGAGGGAAAGATCAATAATATTGGCATAGTGGACTGTATCTCAAAAAGCCTGGGGCTTGGCAGTAATGATACCCCAAGCATAAAGAGGGCTACCAGTCCCGTAGACCTGACAGGTATCGGTGTACGCATCAGCCAGTTCATAGAGGAGTTCGGCAAGCATAAAAATATCAAGGACGTCAGGCTCTGTATCAATTCGCTCTCGACGATACTGATGTATTCGAACCTTCAGACCGTTTTTAGATTCATGCACGTCTTTTCCGGAAGAGTGACGGCTATTAAGGCGCTGGGAGTCTATGTAGTGGAAGAAGGCATGCACGACGAACAGACAATATCCACTTTAAAACAGCTTTTCAATGGCGTCATAGAGGTCAAAGTGGAGAATGACAGTTATTATATGAGAGCTGCGGGGCTGACACCGAGGCCGACCAGATGGTTCGAGTACGAGGTCGTGAATGATATGGCGGTCATCAGGGGTGTGAAAGATGATTAA